In Pelmatolapia mariae isolate MD_Pm_ZW linkage group LG2, Pm_UMD_F_2, whole genome shotgun sequence, one DNA window encodes the following:
- the qsox2 gene encoding sulfhydryl oxidase 2 yields MAAMLWLGAAAAVLCLVPGSLGGAGRLYTEEDPLVILSSDSLKSAVTNSSSAWLIQFFSSWCGHCIQYSSTWKALAQDVKDWQDAISVGVLDCAQEENFDVCKDYSIKFYPTFKFFWAHSPPSERGTTYRGADRSIPSVRQLMVNVLQNHTNLDRPKHCPPLEPYSAAQLLPLLGQRSDHYTAILVEEPDSYVGREVILDLLQYLGVQVKRALSSDRPLVDALKLTAFPSIYLLHPNGTHAHLHSEKPLRFFFSSLLRTLPGVQRRFKSSSTSSSGASQVGALPGKQNTEPWRDFDRSKVYTADLETALHYLLRVELATHNTLEGEELKIFKDLVTLVAKLYPGGGSVVKLMETLSDWLLSMPLQRIPYQAVLDLVDNKMRISGVFLGAELRWVGCQGSRAGLRGYPCSLWTLFHVLTVQHDANPTALDNTGLEAEAAPVLQVMRRYIRTFFGCRECGRHFEQAAAVGMDNVQNREQQILWLWQQHNRVNMRLAGSLSDDPLFPKAPWPSPSLCASCHEEKKGVHVWNQDNVLRFLQQHYAASNLSPEYSVTPPRLPAPPVPKEHEGGVRSDSEKKTSTQTPRPGRQAVKGEERREVVGVAGGGGGVWLLGLGFNSVDMSLCVVLYVCSCLFLMLLFFFFKVRSRRWKLRSSRLHV; encoded by the exons ATGGCGGCGATGCTCTGGCTGGGAGCGGCGGCGGCGGTCCTCTGCCTGGTTCCCGGCTCCCTGGGAGGCGCAGGCCGGCTCTACACGGAGGAGGACCCGCTGGTGATCCTGAGCAGCGACAGCCTGAAGTCCGCCGTCACTAACTCGTCCTCGGCCTGGCTCATCCAGTTCTTCTCGTCTTGGTGTGGACACTGCATCCAGTACTCCAGCACATGGAAGGCTCTGGCCCAGGACGTGAAAG acTGGCAGGATGCCATCAGCGTGGGTGTGTTGGACTGCGCTCAGGAGGAAAACTTTGACGTCTGTAAGGACTACAGCATCAAGTTCTACCCCACCTTCAAG TTCTTCTGGGCCCACAGTCCACCATCGGAGCGAGGGACGACCTACAGAG GTGCAGATCGGTCGATCCCGTCTGTCCGTCAGCTGATGGTGAACGTCCTGCAGAACCACACTAATCTGGACCGGCCCAAGCACTGCCCTCCTTTAGAGCCCTACAG CGCTGCTcaactgctgcctctgctgggtcaaaggtcagatcaCTACACGGCCATCCTGGTGGAGGAACCGGACTCGTACGTGGGGCGAGAG GTGATCCTGGACCTGCTGCAGTACTTGGGTGTGCAGGTGAAGAGAGCTCTGAGCTCTGATCGCCCCCTGGTGGATGCTCTGAAGCTCACTGCCTTCCCTTCCATCTACCTGCTTCATCCCAATGGGACACATGCACACCTGCACAG CGAGAAGCCGCTGcgtttcttcttctcctccttgcTGAGGACGTTACCTGGAGTCCAGCGCCGTTTCAAGTCGAGCAGCACCAGCAGTTCCGGTGCGAGCCAGGTGGGGGCGCTGCCAGGCAAACAGAACACAGAACCATGGAGGGACTTTGACAG GTCTAAGGTGTACACGGCCGACCTGGAGACAGCCCTCCACTACCTGCTGAGGGTCGAGCTGGCTACCCATAATACACTGGAGGGGGAGGAGCTAAAGATCTTCAAGGACTTGGTGACTTTAGTGGCAAAG CTGTATCCAGGTGGCGGCTCTGTGGTGAAGTTAATGGAGAcgctttctgattggctgctcagCATGCCGCTGCAGCGAATCCCGTACCAGGCTGTCCTGGACCTGGTGGATAACAAGATGAGG ATCTCAGGTGTGTTCCTAGGGGCGGAGCTTCGTTGGGTGGGTTGCCAGGGGAGTAGGGCGGGGCTTCGAGGCTACCCGTGTTCCCTCTGGACCCTGTTCCATGTTCTGACTGTTCAACATGACGCCAACCCCACCGCACTGGACAACACAG GTCTGGAGGCCGAGGCGGCGCCGGTGCTGCAGGTGATGCGCCGCTACATCCGAACCTTCTTTGGCTGCCGGGAGTGCGGCCGGCACTTCGAGCAGGCGGCAGCGGTCGGCATGGACAACGTACAGAACCGAGAGCAGCAGATCCTCTGGCTGTGGCAGCAACACAACAGGGTCAACATGAGGCTGGCAG GCTCTCTGAGCGACGACCCCCTCTTCCCTAAAGCTCCATGGCCGAGCCCCTCCCTCTGCGCTTCCTGCCACGAGGAGAAAAAAGGCGTCCACGTCTGGAACCAGGACAACGTCCTCCGCTTTCTACAACAACACTACGCCGCCTCCAACCTGTCCCCCGAGTACTCCGTGACCCCCCCTCGACTTCCTGCTCCTCCAGTTCCCAAGGAGCACGAAGGAGGCGTGAGGAGCGACTCGGAGAAGAAGACCTCCACCCAGACTCCTCGTCCAGGACGCCAGGCTGTGAagggggaggagaggagggaggtggTGGGTGTGgctggaggagggggcggagtctggCTTCTGGGCCTGGGCTTTAACAGTGTGGACATGAGTCTCTGCGTGGTGCTGTACGTGTGCTCCTGCCTCTTCCTCatgctcctcttcttcttctttaaagtGCGATCCAGGAGGTGGAAGCTCCGCTCCTCCCGCCTCCACGTCTGA